A window of Chloracidobacterium sp. N contains these coding sequences:
- a CDS encoding cellulose synthase family protein: protein MNPILPDLNTNGFVSLLESAARMLPGLERFSRTNNISYLYTSDALDWTIFILYFGLLFILAVYGAYRLRITYLFLRYHQFRPQPKARFDEDNLPHVTVQLPLFNEMYVVERLLAACAALDYPKDKLEIQVLDDSTDETRAIAKAAVERYAAQGLDMVYLHRTNRAGFKAGALSEGLKVAKGQFILIFDADFQPKPDCIRKMIHYFTEPRVGVVQFRWSHLNADYNLLTRVQSVMLDGHFVIEHTARHRSGGFFNFNGTAGMWRREAIVWSGGWQADTLAEDTDLSYRAQLLGWKFVYILDEDVPAELPVDINAFKVQQRRWAKGYTQVALKILPRLGGLNLPLHAKIETFFHLSGNLIYPLMIVFHLLHLPVLIVRYNQGLFHLMLLDVPFLLLSTFSVTSYYFISLKELHGSTWKNLLLIYLAMSIGVGISISNAKAVLEALLGIQSGFVRTPKYAIDEKTQEKSWQQKKYRRTMGWLPLLEIGMTLYFVLTIAYAVHSEIWGVLPFLSIFVLGYGYVGVASLLNGLGVRKSTSLPGGHQLSPATD, encoded by the coding sequence ATGAATCCCATCCTGCCTGATTTGAATACAAACGGTTTTGTTTCCCTGCTGGAGAGCGCTGCCCGGATGCTGCCCGGACTGGAGAGATTTTCACGTACTAACAACATCAGCTACCTGTACACCTCGGACGCACTGGACTGGACAATTTTCATTCTCTACTTTGGACTGCTGTTCATCCTTGCTGTTTACGGTGCTTATCGCCTGAGAATCACGTACCTGTTTTTACGTTATCACCAGTTCCGTCCGCAGCCGAAAGCCCGTTTTGACGAAGATAATCTGCCACATGTGACCGTTCAGCTTCCGCTGTTCAATGAAATGTATGTGGTCGAGCGCCTGCTGGCTGCCTGTGCGGCACTGGATTATCCAAAGGACAAGTTGGAAATTCAGGTCCTTGATGATTCAACGGACGAAACCCGGGCCATTGCCAAAGCGGCTGTTGAGCGGTATGCCGCCCAAGGATTGGATATGGTCTATCTTCACCGGACGAACCGTGCCGGTTTCAAGGCCGGGGCGCTCAGCGAAGGTCTCAAGGTGGCCAAGGGGCAGTTCATTCTGATTTTTGATGCTGATTTTCAGCCCAAGCCCGACTGCATCCGTAAGATGATTCACTATTTTACGGAGCCACGGGTGGGGGTTGTCCAGTTCCGGTGGAGTCACCTCAATGCTGACTACAATCTGTTGACCCGTGTGCAAAGCGTCATGCTGGATGGGCACTTTGTCATCGAGCACACGGCACGCCACCGCAGTGGCGGCTTTTTCAATTTCAACGGAACGGCCGGCATGTGGCGGCGGGAAGCCATTGTCTGGTCGGGCGGCTGGCAGGCTGATACCCTGGCCGAAGACACTGACCTCAGCTATCGCGCCCAGCTTCTGGGGTGGAAATTTGTTTATATTCTCGATGAAGACGTACCGGCTGAACTTCCGGTTGACATCAATGCTTTCAAGGTTCAACAGCGTCGTTGGGCAAAGGGCTATACGCAGGTGGCCCTGAAAATCCTGCCCCGCCTGGGTGGATTGAACCTGCCGCTTCATGCCAAAATTGAAACCTTCTTTCACCTGTCAGGCAATCTCATCTACCCGCTCATGATTGTCTTTCACCTGCTTCACCTTCCAGTCCTGATTGTGCGCTACAATCAGGGGTTGTTTCATCTCATGCTCCTGGATGTCCCCTTTCTGCTGCTCTCAACGTTTTCAGTGACATCATACTACTTTATATCCCTCAAAGAGCTTCATGGGAGCACCTGGAAGAACCTGCTGCTCATATATCTGGCCATGTCCATCGGAGTTGGGATTTCAATCAGCAACGCCAAGGCTGTTTTGGAGGCATTGCTCGGTATTCAGAGCGGTTTTGTCAGAACACCAAAATATGCTATTGATGAGAAAACACAGGAAAAAAGCTGGCAGCAGAAAAAATACCGCAGGACGATGGGCTGGCTCCCCCTGCTTGAGATTGGCATGACCCTGTACTTTGTGCTGACGATTGCCTATGCCGTTCACAGTGAAATCTGGGGTGTGCTGCCGTTTCTTTCCATCTTTGTCCTTGGCTACGGCTATGTTGGCGTGGCCTCACTGCTCAATGGTCTGGGTGTGAGGAAGTCCACCAGCCTGCCGGGTGGTCATCAGCTTTCACCAGCTACAGACTGA
- the coaD gene encoding pantetheine-phosphate adenylyltransferase, which yields MCRAVYPGSFDPITNGHLDIIRRGCMLFDHITIGVLNNEQKSPLFTVAERIEMIQAVVTPLAETTRTTIEVDSFEGLLVDFAKRKRANCIVRGLRAVSDYEYELQMAQMNRHMQPDIETVFLMSADTYSFVSSRLVKEICFLGRSVQPFVPPIVEARLQSKFGRQPQS from the coding sequence GTGTGCCGTGCTGTGTATCCGGGGTCCTTTGACCCTATCACCAACGGGCATCTCGACATCATCCGTCGGGGCTGCATGCTCTTTGATCACATCACCATTGGCGTTCTCAACAATGAACAGAAAAGCCCGCTGTTCACTGTAGCGGAGCGCATCGAGATGATTCAGGCTGTCGTCACGCCCCTGGCTGAAACCACCCGGACAACCATCGAGGTGGACAGTTTTGAAGGGCTTTTGGTGGACTTCGCCAAGCGCAAGCGGGCCAACTGTATTGTTCGCGGCTTGCGCGCGGTTTCCGACTACGAATACGAACTCCAGATGGCCCAGATGAACCGGCACATGCAACCCGACATCGAGACGGTCTTTCTGATGTCAGCCGACACGTACAGCTTCGTCAGTTCACGGTTGGTCAAGGAAATCTGTTTCCTTGGGCGCTCGGTCCAGCCGTTCGTGCCACCGATTGTCGAAGCCCGTCTCCAGTCCAAGTTCGGGCGTCAGCCGCAGTCCTAA
- a CDS encoding HD domain-containing protein, giving the protein MALRRYSDPVHRIITLDRSLPFDALLMALIDTPEFQRLRRIRQLGLAFVVFQGAEHSRFAHSLGVMHTMTLALDTLQRSGVRLDAQVCGLARLAALLHDIGHGPFSHVMEKVLHQRHEDWTKRIIGDPATAIHGRLTDHDPQLPDTLIALLEGQFRPRFAAQLVSSQLDCDRFDYLLRDSLMTGVSYGGYDLPWILHALTVDTTNDSLIVRARGVLAVEEYLFARYHMFRRVYFHHALRAAENMLVAMFRRAVTLTHEGRLAFRLSGTAMDKLITGAPLTTTEYLSLDDADVLFHIKQWQRDPDPILSDLAGRFLERRLFKSLDVSALSSEAIAELRMTLEAALARRGWPPEFYLLEDDAGDVPYFDPYLPDAPERYIIVEDHQTHPRPREISEVSAAVQGLRPYRLRRLCFPEDLREIAHAAVGNPAG; this is encoded by the coding sequence ATGGCACTGCGCCGCTACAGCGACCCGGTACACCGCATCATCACGCTCGACCGAAGCCTGCCCTTTGATGCGCTGTTGATGGCGCTCATTGACACGCCGGAGTTTCAGCGGCTGCGCCGGATTCGCCAACTCGGACTGGCCTTTGTCGTTTTTCAGGGGGCCGAACACAGCCGGTTTGCCCACAGCCTTGGCGTGATGCACACGATGACGTTAGCGCTGGATACGCTACAGCGCAGCGGCGTCCGGCTCGATGCCCAGGTCTGCGGGCTGGCGCGTCTGGCGGCGCTTCTGCACGACATCGGCCACGGGCCGTTTTCGCACGTCATGGAGAAAGTTCTCCACCAGCGCCATGAAGACTGGACCAAACGCATCATCGGCGATCCGGCAACCGCCATTCACGGACGGCTTACCGATCACGACCCACAGTTGCCGGACACCCTGATTGCCCTGCTGGAGGGCCAGTTTCGCCCGCGCTTCGCAGCACAACTGGTTTCCTCACAACTTGACTGCGACCGCTTCGACTACCTGCTGCGGGACAGCCTCATGACGGGCGTCAGTTACGGCGGCTATGACCTGCCGTGGATTCTCCATGCCCTGACGGTGGATACCACCAACGACAGCCTCATCGTCCGTGCGCGGGGGGTGCTGGCCGTGGAGGAATACCTGTTTGCGCGCTACCACATGTTCCGCCGGGTGTATTTCCACCACGCCCTGCGGGCGGCCGAAAACATGCTGGTGGCCATGTTCCGGCGGGCTGTGACGCTGACCCACGAAGGCCGACTCGCCTTTCGGCTTTCCGGCACCGCCATGGACAAACTCATCACCGGCGCCCCGCTGACGACAACCGAATATCTCAGCCTCGACGACGCCGACGTGCTGTTTCACATCAAGCAGTGGCAACGCGACCCCGACCCTATTTTGTCTGACCTGGCCGGACGTTTTCTGGAGCGGCGGCTTTTCAAGTCGCTCGACGTTTCGGCCCTCTCATCAGAAGCCATCGCAGAGCTTCGGATGACTCTGGAAGCAGCTCTGGCCCGGCGCGGCTGGCCGCCGGAGTTCTACCTGCTCGAAGACGATGCCGGAGACGTACCGTACTTTGACCCCTACCTGCCCGATGCGCCCGAACGGTACATCATCGTCGAAGACCATCAGACGCACCCCCGCCCGCGTGAGATTTCCGAAGTCTCGGCGGCCGTGCAGGGCCTGCGTCCCTACCGCCTGCGTCGGCTGTGCTTCCCGGAAGACCTGCGCGAGATAGCCCATGCAGCCGTTGGCAATCCGGCCGGCTGA
- a CDS encoding flavin reductase family protein, whose product MTDTQPTEQASIGAALGRISSGIFILTTGAGPKATGMLASFIKQVSFHPPMVMAAVRQGRPILTRLRESGAFAVNICHKQNGKLVAHFAKGFALDEPAFEGIPHEPAVTGVPVIPEALAYLDCVLRQEVTAGDHILFLGEVVAGSVTSEGEPMIRIRKNGFDY is encoded by the coding sequence ATGACAGACACACAGCCGACCGAACAGGCATCCATTGGCGCGGCGCTCGGCCGGATTTCCAGTGGCATTTTCATTCTCACCACCGGCGCCGGTCCCAAGGCGACCGGGATGCTGGCTTCCTTCATCAAGCAGGTGAGCTTTCACCCGCCGATGGTCATGGCGGCGGTGCGGCAGGGACGGCCCATCCTGACGCGCCTGCGGGAAAGCGGCGCTTTTGCCGTCAACATCTGCCACAAGCAAAACGGCAAACTCGTGGCGCACTTTGCCAAGGGGTTCGCACTCGATGAGCCGGCGTTCGAGGGGATTCCCCATGAGCCGGCTGTGACAGGCGTGCCGGTGATCCCGGAAGCCCTGGCTTATCTGGATTGTGTCCTGCGGCAGGAAGTCACCGCTGGCGACCACATCCTGTTTCTGGGTGAAGTCGTAGCCGGAAGCGTCACGAGCGAGGGCGAGCCGATGATTCGCATTCGGAAAAATGGTTTTGACTACTGA
- the rsmI gene encoding 16S rRNA (cytidine(1402)-2'-O)-methyltransferase, which yields MPLYVVPTPIGHLEDITYRAVRVLREADLIACEDTRRTRQLLHHYGISTPLVSYHEHNERLRTGELLERLRAGDTIALVSDAGTPLISDPGGQLLRAAIDEGLPVSALPGPCAATTALSAAGLSAEGFHFVGFLPPKSAARRKALGGLAEEPVTLVFYEAPHRLLAFLQDALTILGDRPAVVARELTKLHETYVRGTLATLTAHFGAEAPRGEIVVLIDGKPTAPPSPPDDGGLLAEIERGIAEHGLSATEAIRQTAQRYGLPRRQVYQQWLRHRAVAPRGA from the coding sequence ATGCCGCTCTACGTGGTGCCAACCCCCATTGGCCATCTGGAAGACATCACCTACCGCGCTGTTCGGGTCTTACGCGAAGCCGACCTCATTGCCTGCGAAGATACGCGCCGGACGCGCCAACTGCTGCACCACTACGGCATTTCGACGCCACTCGTCAGCTATCACGAACACAACGAACGGCTGCGGACAGGTGAACTGCTGGAACGGCTGCGGGCGGGCGACACAATAGCCCTGGTCAGCGACGCCGGCACGCCGCTCATTTCAGACCCGGGCGGACAGCTCCTGCGCGCCGCCATTGATGAGGGGTTGCCCGTCAGCGCCCTGCCCGGCCCCTGTGCCGCCACCACGGCGTTGAGCGCCGCCGGACTGTCGGCCGAGGGGTTTCACTTCGTCGGTTTTCTTCCGCCCAAGTCGGCGGCCCGGCGCAAGGCGCTGGGAGGGCTGGCTGAGGAACCGGTCACCCTGGTGTTTTACGAAGCGCCCCACCGGCTGCTGGCTTTCCTGCAGGATGCCCTGACCATACTGGGCGACCGCCCGGCCGTCGTGGCGCGGGAGTTGACCAAACTCCACGAAACCTACGTCCGGGGGACGCTGGCCACCCTTACGGCGCATTTCGGGGCGGAGGCACCGCGTGGAGAGATTGTCGTCCTCATTGACGGGAAGCCCACAGCGCCACCTTCACCGCCGGACGACGGGGGACTTCTGGCGGAAATCGAACGGGGCATCGCGGAACACGGGCTGAGCGCCACAGAAGCCATCCGGCAGACAGCACAGCGTTACGGACTCCCCCGCCGCCAGGTCTATCAGCAGTGGCTACGTCACCGGGCCGTTGCACCACGCGGAGCATAA
- a CDS encoding alpha/beta fold hydrolase: MSSLAEAPVHALTSVWMWRGQRMHYARRGSGEPVLLIHSLNAAASAYEMRKVFLGLEDTFDVIAPDLPGFGASERRRMDYTANLYTDFILDFCRARIGIPCHVIASSLGAAYAIRAAGLAPELFRKLILIAPTGIRALADERPTRLRRTARNILFSPVGTLFFRVLSTRPVIRYFMTNQGFHDARCFTHEHADYLYRTMRAKNAKYAPIAFLTGMANCDISHTFGRLPQPVQLVWGRNARTTPARQAEDFLARKPETRLILFENCALLPHDEHADRFNQLARQFLSS, from the coding sequence ATGTCATCTCTCGCCGAAGCTCCCGTGCATGCGCTGACTTCCGTCTGGATGTGGCGTGGACAGCGCATGCACTACGCCCGGCGCGGGAGCGGGGAGCCGGTGCTGCTTATCCACAGCCTTAACGCTGCCGCCTCGGCCTACGAAATGCGCAAGGTGTTTCTGGGGCTGGAGGATACCTTCGATGTCATTGCCCCGGACCTGCCCGGCTTTGGCGCTTCCGAGCGCCGGCGGATGGACTACACAGCCAATCTCTATACGGACTTCATCCTTGATTTTTGCCGCGCGCGCATCGGCATCCCGTGCCATGTCATTGCCAGCTCGCTTGGCGCGGCCTATGCCATCCGCGCTGCGGGTCTGGCGCCGGAACTGTTCCGCAAACTGATCCTCATTGCGCCCACCGGCATTCGCGCCCTGGCCGATGAACGTCCCACGCGCCTGCGCCGAACGGCGCGCAACATCCTGTTTTCCCCGGTGGGGACATTGTTCTTCCGGGTGCTCAGCACGCGGCCGGTCATCCGCTACTTCATGACGAACCAGGGCTTTCATGATGCGCGGTGTTTCACACACGAGCACGCCGACTATCTCTACCGCACCATGCGGGCCAAAAATGCCAAATATGCCCCCATCGCCTTTTTGACCGGCATGGCCAACTGCGACATCAGCCATACCTTCGGTCGGCTTCCGCAGCCGGTGCAACTGGTCTGGGGCCGGAACGCCCGTACCACACCGGCACGTCAGGCCGAAGATTTCCTCGCACGCAAACCGGAGACCCGACTCATCCTGTTTGAGAACTGCGCGCTTCTGCCGCACGACGAACACGCCGACCGGTTCAACCAACTGGCCAGACAGTTTCTCTCCAGCTAA
- a CDS encoding YebC/PmpR family DNA-binding transcriptional regulator, with product MSGHSKWHTIKHKKGALDAKRGKITTRLVKELTVAARVGGGDPAANPRLRKAIADAKAENIPNDTIERAIKRGTGEIEGAAYEEIIYEGYGPAGVAVLLEAATDNRNRTVSELRHLFSKNGGNLGETGSVSWLFDPKGVITLEKDVKSEEELFEIAVGAGAEDLRDLGEYWEIQTQPEAFDAVLAALKAAGVPTVSADITRVPKTFVRLEGKDAQQMLKLYDALDDHDDVQKISTNFEIDDAEFDRLK from the coding sequence ATGTCTGGTCATAGTAAGTGGCATACCATCAAACACAAAAAAGGCGCGCTCGACGCCAAGCGGGGCAAAATCACCACCCGGCTCGTCAAGGAACTGACCGTTGCGGCGCGGGTTGGAGGGGGCGATCCGGCCGCCAACCCGCGTCTCCGCAAGGCCATTGCCGATGCCAAGGCGGAGAACATTCCCAACGACACCATCGAGCGGGCCATCAAGCGGGGCACGGGTGAAATCGAGGGCGCAGCCTACGAAGAAATCATCTATGAGGGCTACGGCCCGGCAGGCGTTGCCGTTTTGCTCGAAGCTGCGACTGACAACCGCAACCGTACGGTCAGTGAACTCCGCCATCTTTTTTCCAAGAACGGCGGCAACCTGGGTGAAACCGGCAGTGTAAGTTGGCTCTTCGATCCCAAAGGCGTCATCACGCTCGAAAAGGATGTGAAGTCAGAAGAAGAACTTTTCGAGATTGCCGTCGGCGCTGGCGCTGAAGACCTGCGCGACCTGGGCGAATACTGGGAAATTCAGACCCAACCGGAGGCGTTCGATGCTGTCCTGGCAGCCCTCAAGGCGGCCGGCGTCCCAACGGTTTCGGCAGACATAACGCGCGTCCCCAAAACCTTCGTTCGTCTTGAAGGCAAAGACGCCCAGCAGATGCTCAAGCTCTACGACGCCCTCGACGACCACGATGACGTGCAGAAAATCTCGACCAACTTCGAGATTGATGATGCCGAGTTCGACCGGTTGAAGTAA
- a CDS encoding HD domain-containing phosphohydrolase, which translates to MDDARIRDARILVVDDLELNIKLLENLLAEAGYRRVFSTTDSRQVVELYRELSPDLVILDLHMPHRNGFQVMEDLREIEHDSYIPVLVLTGLPDHATRLRALESGARDFLSKPFEHVEALTRIRNMIEVRLLHNEVREQNRVLEEKVRQRTQQLRETQLEIVRRLGRAAEYRDNVTGMHVIRMSHYCAELARAIGWDDEACEMLLHASPMHDIGKIGIPDRILLKEGKLTPEEWEVMKSHATIGAELLSGSTSPLMHMAMEIALSHHEKWDGSGYPNGLKGEQIPIVGRIVALCDVFDALTTERPYKQAWSVEEVIAEIDRQSGRHFDPNLVEAFKSILPKILQIRERYTEKAATTAAAAKHSGSHQRLVPDEKHHLPPYFQPQG; encoded by the coding sequence ATGGATGACGCTCGCATTCGGGATGCACGGATTCTTGTTGTTGATGACCTTGAACTAAACATCAAGCTGCTGGAAAATCTCCTGGCAGAAGCCGGCTACCGGCGGGTTTTCAGCACGACGGACTCACGGCAGGTTGTGGAACTCTACCGCGAGCTGTCGCCCGACCTGGTCATCCTTGACCTGCACATGCCCCACCGCAACGGCTTCCAGGTGATGGAAGACCTGCGCGAAATCGAGCACGATTCCTACATTCCCGTTCTGGTGCTGACCGGACTGCCCGATCACGCCACCCGCCTGCGCGCCCTTGAATCCGGCGCGCGCGACTTTCTGAGCAAACCGTTTGAGCACGTCGAGGCGCTGACCCGCATCCGCAACATGATCGAGGTGCGGCTGCTGCACAATGAGGTCCGGGAACAGAACCGGGTTCTGGAAGAAAAAGTGCGCCAGCGCACGCAGCAACTCCGTGAAACGCAGTTGGAAATTGTGCGGCGGTTGGGACGTGCCGCAGAATACCGCGACAATGTCACCGGCATGCACGTCATCCGCATGAGCCACTACTGCGCCGAACTGGCCCGCGCCATCGGCTGGGACGATGAAGCCTGTGAAATGCTTCTGCATGCCAGCCCGATGCATGACATTGGAAAAATCGGCATTCCCGACCGCATCCTTCTCAAGGAAGGCAAACTGACGCCTGAAGAATGGGAAGTGATGAAGTCCCATGCCACCATCGGGGCCGAACTCCTCAGTGGCTCAACGTCCCCCCTGATGCACATGGCGATGGAGATTGCCCTTTCCCACCACGAGAAATGGGATGGGTCAGGCTACCCCAACGGTCTCAAGGGCGAGCAGATTCCCATCGTGGGACGGATTGTGGCGCTGTGCGACGTGTTTGATGCCCTGACGACGGAGCGGCCGTACAAACAGGCCTGGTCCGTCGAAGAGGTCATTGCCGAGATTGACCGGCAGAGCGGCCGGCACTTCGATCCCAACCTCGTGGAAGCTTTCAAGTCCATCCTGCCCAAGATTTTACAGATTCGTGAACGCTACACGGAAAAGGCGGCCACGACGGCCGCAGCGGCCAAACACAGCGGCAGCCACCAGCGGCTCGTGCCGGACGAAAAACACCACCTGCCACCCTACTTTCAGCCACAGGGCTGA
- the sppA gene encoding signal peptide peptidase SppA, which produces MRDFLKYVFASLTGTLIFFGLVFGGILLLLASVASLSSGRSPEPDVRDKTVLVFDLSATISDIAPSDDGREVDVQRLLRGSGGKILPLSTVLDCLDKAAADKRVVGLYLHGNLSTDGYGSGFAALREVREALLRFKASKKPIYAYNQVYSERDYYLASVADKIFLNPFGAIEMNGLASEMMFLGEAFKKYGVGIQVTRVGKYKSAVEPLLFDKMSPENREQTQKLLDDVWGEFVSGVAAARQLTPDDLQRLANEKALLAGQEAVAAKLADETAYLDQVLGALRKLTEVNDDKAPFRQVTLPAYARVSRRSLGLERTSRNIIAVIYAEGEIVDGAGGDGQIGGDRLAKELRKLRQDDQIKAVVLRVNSPGGSALASEVIRRELAETRGAGKPVVVSMGTVAASGGYWISTASDKIFAAPNTITGSIGVFGVLPNVQKLAGDYGVKWDTAKTNRYADLGTITRPKTEDELKLIQANVDRIYDEFLTRVAEARKLPKENVQEIAQGRVWSGAEAKRLGLVDEFGGLEAAIQAAAELAKLGNDWKIAEYPKRRNLAEQLAKLFTDEEPERLVQGPVQRELEQLWAETAALAAFNDPLGVYARLPFLLRFN; this is translated from the coding sequence ATGCGCGATTTTCTGAAGTACGTGTTTGCCAGCCTGACCGGCACCCTCATTTTCTTCGGGCTTGTCTTTGGCGGCATCCTGCTGCTGCTGGCTTCGGTGGCCTCACTGTCCAGTGGGCGCAGTCCGGAACCCGACGTACGGGACAAAACAGTGCTGGTGTTCGACCTTTCGGCCACGATTTCCGACATCGCGCCCAGCGATGACGGCCGCGAAGTGGACGTGCAGCGGCTGCTGCGCGGCAGTGGAGGGAAAATCCTGCCCCTGAGCACCGTTCTGGACTGCCTGGACAAGGCCGCCGCGGACAAACGGGTGGTGGGGCTGTACCTGCACGGCAACCTGTCCACGGACGGTTACGGCTCCGGCTTCGCTGCGCTGCGGGAAGTCCGTGAGGCGTTGCTGCGCTTCAAGGCGTCCAAAAAGCCCATCTACGCCTACAACCAGGTGTATAGCGAACGCGATTACTACCTGGCGTCCGTGGCGGACAAAATCTTTCTCAACCCCTTTGGCGCCATTGAAATGAATGGCCTCGCCTCGGAGATGATGTTTCTGGGCGAAGCCTTCAAGAAATACGGTGTCGGCATTCAGGTCACACGGGTCGGCAAGTACAAATCGGCAGTCGAACCCCTCCTGTTCGACAAAATGAGTCCTGAAAACCGGGAGCAGACCCAAAAGCTGCTGGACGACGTGTGGGGCGAGTTCGTCAGTGGCGTGGCAGCGGCCCGGCAACTGACGCCGGATGACCTCCAGCGTCTGGCCAACGAAAAGGCCTTGCTGGCGGGACAGGAAGCTGTTGCCGCCAAACTGGCCGACGAGACAGCCTATCTCGACCAGGTGCTCGGCGCGTTGCGCAAGCTGACTGAGGTCAATGACGACAAAGCGCCTTTCCGGCAGGTGACGCTTCCCGCCTATGCCCGCGTATCACGGCGCTCACTCGGTCTGGAACGCACCTCACGGAACATCATTGCCGTCATCTATGCCGAAGGGGAGATCGTGGATGGGGCCGGCGGCGATGGTCAGATCGGCGGCGACCGCCTGGCAAAAGAACTGCGCAAGCTCCGGCAGGACGACCAGATCAAGGCCGTCGTGCTGCGCGTCAACAGCCCCGGCGGCAGCGCACTGGCCTCGGAGGTCATCCGCCGTGAACTGGCCGAAACCCGTGGGGCCGGCAAGCCCGTGGTGGTTTCGATGGGTACGGTAGCGGCTTCCGGCGGGTACTGGATTTCCACGGCCAGCGACAAAATCTTTGCCGCGCCCAACACCATTACCGGCTCAATAGGCGTTTTTGGTGTTTTGCCCAACGTTCAGAAACTGGCCGGCGATTACGGCGTCAAGTGGGACACCGCCAAAACCAATCGCTACGCCGACCTGGGCACGATCACCCGCCCCAAGACCGAAGACGAACTGAAACTCATTCAGGCCAATGTGGATCGCATCTACGATGAGTTCTTGACACGGGTGGCGGAAGCCCGGAAGCTACCCAAGGAAAACGTACAGGAAATTGCACAGGGGCGCGTCTGGTCGGGAGCGGAAGCCAAACGACTCGGACTCGTGGATGAGTTTGGCGGGCTGGAGGCGGCCATTCAGGCGGCTGCCGAACTGGCCAAGCTGGGGAATGACTGGAAAATTGCCGAGTATCCCAAGCGGCGCAACCTGGCTGAGCAGCTTGCCAAGCTGTTCACGGATGAGGAGCCGGAGCGTCTGGTGCAGGGGCCGGTACAACGTGAACTGGAGCAGTTGTGGGCCGAAACGGCGGCGCTGGCTGCGTTCAACGATCCGCTCGGCGTCTATGCCCGGCTTCCCTTCCTGCTTCGTTTCAACTAA
- a CDS encoding aminotransferase class I/II-fold pyridoxal phosphate-dependent enzyme: MTSPSPALFRPAERTKNYNYAIRNIVSAAKAVEAEGRSVTYLNIGDPVLYGLQPPAILQEALARAVREGHNGYAPSVGTLAAREAVVQEAEKRGVYLSPEDVVISSGASEAADMVLSALLEPGDDVLTPCPTYPLYTAITAKLGARENYYRLDPEQGWLPDPDEIRDRITPRTRAIVIINPNNPCGSVYDARLLLELLTIAEAHGLVVIADEVYCRLTYGPPPPPMAQLAAGMDVPVVTLESLSKSHLVPGWRVGWMTYTNTQRFGEVIAAVRKIAEARICSPLPTQQVLPVALENQSHLPSLIEEMKLRAAITVEALNAIPGIRCVAPQAAFYAMGQVADLKGQTDEAFVLALLRATGVLFVHGSGFGLNPHDGFFRIVFLPPPDTLREVYARLASFVQQR, from the coding sequence ATGACCAGCCCCAGTCCTGCATTGTTTCGGCCTGCCGAGCGCACGAAAAACTACAACTATGCCATCCGCAACATCGTGTCCGCCGCCAAGGCCGTGGAAGCCGAAGGCCGTTCGGTGACGTATCTCAACATTGGCGACCCGGTGCTGTACGGGCTTCAGCCGCCCGCCATCCTGCAGGAAGCCCTGGCCCGTGCCGTACGCGAGGGACACAACGGCTACGCCCCCTCGGTGGGGACGCTGGCTGCGCGTGAAGCTGTCGTTCAGGAAGCCGAAAAGCGCGGCGTGTATCTTTCGCCTGAAGATGTCGTCATCAGTTCGGGTGCGTCGGAAGCGGCTGACATGGTGCTGAGTGCGTTGCTGGAGCCGGGCGATGACGTGTTGACGCCCTGCCCGACCTATCCGCTCTACACGGCCATTACCGCCAAGCTGGGCGCGCGTGAAAACTACTACCGGCTTGACCCGGAGCAGGGCTGGCTGCCTGACCCGGACGAAATCCGGGACAGGATCACGCCCCGAACCCGTGCCATCGTCATCATCAACCCGAACAACCCCTGTGGTTCGGTCTATGATGCGCGGCTGCTGCTGGAACTGCTCACCATTGCCGAAGCTCACGGGTTGGTCGTCATTGCCGATGAGGTCTATTGCCGGCTGACCTACGGCCCGCCGCCGCCGCCCATGGCCCAACTCGCGGCTGGAATGGATGTGCCGGTCGTCACGCTGGAAAGCCTCTCGAAGTCGCATCTGGTGCCGGGCTGGCGCGTGGGCTGGATGACCTACACCAACACACAGCGTTTTGGGGAAGTGATTGCTGCCGTCCGCAAGATTGCTGAAGCCCGGATTTGCAGTCCATTGCCGACGCAGCAAGTGCTTCCTGTGGCCCTGGAAAACCAGTCACATCTGCCGTCCCTCATCGAGGAAATGAAACTGCGGGCGGCCATTACCGTCGAAGCTCTCAATGCCATCCCCGGCATCCGTTGTGTCGCCCCCCAGGCAGCTTTCTATGCCATGGGACAGGTGGCTGACCTGAAGGGACAGACGGATGAGGCATTCGTGCTGGCCTTGCTGCGGGCCACTGGCGTGCTCTTTGTGCACGGCTCCGGCTTCGGGCTGAACCCGCACGATGGCTTTTTCCGCATCGTCTTTCTACCCCCGCCTGACACCCTGCGGGAGGTCTATGCCCGGCTGGCATCCTTTGTCCAGCAACGCTGA